The DNA segment GGTAATCACGACGCCCATGACTGACTTAGTTTACGAACAGCCTTTAAATGAGAAGATTCGCAGCTATTTGCGCCTCGAATATCTCAATAAACAGCTCGGTAATAATCTAAATCACGACCACCAGCATAGATGTTTCTACCCTCTTTTCTCCCTGTGCGAATTATCGGAGCGTTGCGATTATCGCAACGAAGTCCTTAAAGATATCGAGCGCAATCTGCTTCAACTGAGCAAATGGCAAGAGCTCGACCATGTCGATAGCGAACAGATTGAGTTTTACATTCAAGCATTAATGCAAGCCAGAGAGCCACTACAGCGTCCCGAGCGCTGTGGTAGTCAACTCAAACAAGACCGATTTTTATCGGCTCTGCGACAGCGTTTTGGCATGCCAGGTGCCTGCTGTAACTTCGACCTCCCCCAACTGCATTTTTGGCTCGCCAAACCCTGGGAAGAAAGACAGCAAGATTACCAAGCTTGGATCAGCCATTTTGATCCCCTTCTCACCCCCATCACGCTTTTACTTCAACTTACCCGCAGTACCGCCCATTTCGATAACGCCACCGCCCATGCCGGTTTTTACCAAGGTGACAGCGCTCAAGCGCTCTCGCTAGTACGCGTCAAAGTCGATGCCGCCCACGGCTGCTACCCCACCATCAGTGGTCATCGCAATCGCTACGCCATCCACTTTGTCCAATTCGACCAACAGCGCCACTCCGACCGCAGCATCGAATTCCTACTGGCGACCTGTGCCTGAAGCCTTTACACTAACGACCTCTAAGCTACTGCTGAGTTAAAGCCGCATAATTGCGATACTCAGCGATTTCCTTGTTATTTCAGTCGACTGCTAAGGAGAAGTCTATTATGCCGTTAACCGTCAACTGTCCCATTTGTAAAACCCCAGTAGAATGGGTTCCTCAATCGGAATTCAAACCCTTTTGTAGCGAGCGCTGCAAGATGATTGACCTCGGCGATTGGGCCTCCGAAAAACATGCTATTCCGGTCAAATCTGAGTTTGACCTCGACGCGTTAGATGAACTCGGTTACGACGAAGAAAGCTTTTTCAAAGAGTAATACTCAATAATCAGCCCTTTATAAGCAGAATTTTATGACAAAACGCATTCATGTTGCCGTCGGCATTATCCTCAACCCTAACGGGCAAATCCTACTCGCTAAGCGACCAGAACATTTACATCAAGGCGGTAAGTGGGAATTTCCAGGAGGCAAAGTCGAACAGGGCGAAACCGTCACCCAAGCCTTAATTCGTGAGCTAAAAGAGGAAGTTGCGCTAATCGTCAGCGCAAGCGAGCCTTTTATGGCGCTAAGCTACGATTATCCCGATAAACAAGTGTTACTCGATATTCACACTGTCAGTGAATTTACGGGAGAGGCGCAAGGGCTTGAAGGGCAACAGATTGCTTGGGTCAATAGGCATGAACTGAGCCATTACGACTTCCCCGAGGCCAATAAACCGATCCTCGCCAAGTTATTGGAGCAATAGCAAACTTTTTGCAGGCAGAAGCAAGTTTTACATTAGCGATACGTGATCTGGCTTGCAGCAAACTCATTGGCAACTTTTAGAAAACGAAAATTAGTGTTTGAATGCAAACTCATTATTATTCTTCGATTTCGAGGGCATATCATGCACAATAACGTTAAAGCATTACTCGCCACGACCGCGTTATTTTTTAGCTGCCAAGTACTAGCAAATGGCGGCTGTGGCTTTGAAGAGCAACAACAGGGCTTGATTGCCACCTGCAGCGAGGAGAAACAAGAAGTGATTTTAACTGGTGTAGTTGAAGCGCAACATTTAGTAAAAGATCTCAATGAGTTTGCTGAGGGCTACAAGAGCTATCAAGTGGATACCGCATCCTTAGCCCCTCTTAAAAATATCACTGAGCCAACCGAAATCGTGGTCATCATCGGCACTTGGTGCCCAGACTGCCATCGCGAAACACCCCGCTTTATTCGCATTATGGAAGAAGTGGCTAACCCCAATATCAAAGTGACTTATATTGGGGTTGATCGCAGCAAGCAAGATCCTGAAGGACTGGCGGCAAAATACGAATTCAAGCGTATTCCCACCTTTATCGTGCTACAACAGGGTAAAGAAATTGGCCGTATTGTTGAGCGTCCAACCGTCTCGCTCGAAAAAGATTTAGTCGAGATTTTAAACTAATCTCGAGTCGGTAAATCATAAAGGCCGCCAAGTGTACACTTGGCGGCCTTTATCTTTTAAAATGGATTTGAAGTTAAATCGCTTCTTCTAAAATTCGCTGTGCCAGCATCACTAGCACGCCCTCACGCAGTGCGCCGCCTGATAGCGTCAACTGCTCAATCCCCAAGAATTCAAAGAGCGCGAGTAAAATCGCCACTCCAGCGGCAAATGTCGGTGCGCGCTCGGCACTAAGGCCGATAATCCCCATAAGACTCGCATGTTCTTCAGCAAGGATTTCCGCTTTAAGCTGATTCAGCACAGCTAAGGTAATGATTTCAGACTGCTTACGGTGCATTAAGACTTCGACCACAGATTGCACCGCGCCAGAAGCCCCCACCACACAGTGCCATCCTAAGTCTTTTAACCTTTGCCTATGTTCACCTAAGACTTCCAACACTTCCTGCTTGGCATCGTCAAAATCGAGCTCTTGCAACGGAGCGTTGTTAAAGAAGCGACGGTTAAAGGTCACGCTACCCATAGGCAAACTGGTCTTAAACTGAACTTGGTGACCATCACCGATAATAAACTCGGTACTGGCGCCACCAATATCGATCACTAAACGTCGACCTTGGCCGCAAGTGGTCGCCACCATACCTTGATAAATCAGCTCAGCTTCACGCATGCCTGAGATAATCTCAATCGGATGACCCAAAAGCGGAATCGCCTTCTGATTAAACTCATCGGCATTATGGATACAGCGCAGTGTCGCGGTAGCAATTACAGCGACATGATTAGGATGGATTTTATGCAGCGCTAACATTTGGGCAAACATTGCTAGACAATCTAGGCCACGCTGCATCACTTCTGCGGTTAGATGACCATCTTCGCCAATGCCTTCGGCTAACCTTACTTTACGTTTGTATTTAGCAATAATGTGTGGCTGACCGCCTTTTGTCTTAGCGATCAGCATATTAAAGCTATTAGAGCCTAAAGTAATGGCGGCATAAGCGGGTGTTGGCATTTAAGGCTGTCTACGCGTCCTGTCATGGCGAGGTGGACGTCCACCACTACGATGGGCACCTTGTGGTCGCCCTGCACCTGAGCGTTCACGTAAATTGCGTGCTCCCGCAGGATGCTTGCGATGAATTTTGACCGGCGGCGGAATATCTTCCAGCAAGGCATCACGGTCATAATTGCTCACAGGAATAGAGTGATTGATGTAGGTTTCAATCGCAGGCAAATTCAGGGCATATTCTTCACAGGCAAAACTGACCGATACACCTTTGTTACCCGCACGCCCAGTACGACCAATACGGTGGACGTAATCTTCACAATCATCAGGTAAATCATAATTGTAGACGTGGGAAACATCGGAAATATGCAGTCCGCGCGCGGCAACGTCGGTCGCGACCAGAATATCTAATTGGCCTTGGGTAAATTGCTCGAGAATGCGAATACGCTTCTTCTGCGGCACATCGCCCGTCAGCAAACCAACGCGGTGTCCATCCCCTTCAAGCCAAGACCATAGGTTTTCACAACTGTGCTTAGTGTTTGAAAAAACAATAGCCTTCTCTGGCCAATCTTCTTCAATCAGCGTCAGCAGCAAACGCATTTTGTCTTCTTGGGAAGGATAGAAAATTTCTTCTTTGATGTTCTTGGAGGTTTTTTCTTCGGGGGCGATTTCGACTTTCACAGGATCATTCATATGATCGTAGGCGAGTTCCTGCACTTTCATCGAAAGCGTCGCCGAAAACAGCATATTCAGACGCTGATCGGCACTGGGCATACGTCGGAATAGGAAACGAATATCCTTGATAAAACCAAGATCGAACATACGGTCGGCTTCATCTAGTACCACCGCTTGAATACCACCGAGATTGATAATTCCTTGACGAACGTAATCAATGATGCGCCCGGTAGTACCAATCAGAATATCTACGCCTTGATCGAGCGTCTTACGCTGTACATCATAGCTTTCACCGCCATAGACAATGCCGACTTTTAAGTGGCTGTGTTTGGCTAGAAGAATTGCGTCTTTCGCGATTTGAATCGCCAGCTCTCGGGTTGGAGCCATAATGATGGCGCGCGGCTGATTTAACTGACGGTTTTCAGGAACAGGCGTCGACAATAAATGGTTAAATGTGGCAACCAAAAACGCCATTGTCTTACCCGTGCCCGTTTGGGCTTGGCCGGCGATATCTTTTGATTGAAGTAATACGGGTAATGATAACGCCTGAATCGGCGTACAAAATTCAAAGCCGTTTTCGGCAAGTGCCTGTTTAACCTCTGGATGCAGAGGAAGGTCGGCAAATTTTTGATTAGATAAATGTGTTTGGCTCATAGCGCAAGCATACCATTTGGGGTTGCAATAAGATACTCGATCGTTTGAAATAGCCACATTGTAAAAAGGTAACTTGAAAAGCTATTTTTCAGCCCCAATATACATGGTAAGCCATTAACAAACCAGCAATGGCAACCAAACTGGAGAACATCATGAGCGATAAAATTATATACCTGAGCGACGACAGCTTCGAAAACGACGTATTAAAGGCCGATTTACCAGTATTGGTAGACTTTTGGGCTGAATGGTGTGGTCCATGCAAAATGATCGCTCCTATCCTTGACGACGTTGCCGAAGAGTACGCAGGTCGTGTGACTATCGCTAAATTAAACGTTGACCAAAACAACGTTTCTCCAGCGAAATATGGCGTTCGTGGTATCCCAACTTTACTGTTATTCAAGAACGGTGAATTAGCGGCAACTAAAGTTGGCGCACTGTCAAAAACTCAATTAAAAGAGTTCATCGACGCACAAATCTAATTTGTTGTCGCTATGAGTGACCTCCGGCACAAGCTTTAATTAATTGTGCCGGAATACCCCTAAATTTCTGGACGCCCCGCTTTGTTAGTGCTACTTTAATAACCAGATTCTTTCTAACTAAACCACTTCTCGCTCGTCAATCACTATCCTGAATCACAAACTTTACTGATTGATCGCGGTAAGCTTTGTCGCGTAACACAAGATCCCCAACATGAACTTAACTGAATTAAAAGACACGCCGATATCCGACCTAGTCTCGCTAGCCGAAAATATGAAACTCGAAAATATGGCCCGCGCTCGCAAGCAGGACATTATTTTCTCTATTCTTAAAGCCCACGCCAAAAGCGGCGAAGACATTTTCGGTGGTGGTGTATTAGAAATACTCCAAGACGGATTCGGTTTCTTACGTAGTGCAGATGGATCTTACTTAGCTGGCCCGGATGATATTTATGTATCACCAAGCCAAATTCGCCGCTTTAACATGCGAACGGGCGACACGATTTTTGGCAAGATTCGCCCACCAAAAGAAGGTGAACGTTATTTTGCCCTGCTAAAAGTTAACGAAGTTAACTTCGATAAACCTGAAAACTCTCGCAACAAAATCCTCTTTGAAAACTTAACCCCACTCCACGCAGAAGAACGTATGCGCATGGAGCGTGGTAATGGCTCTACTGAAGACATCACTGCCCGTATTCTGGATTTATGCTCGCCTATCGGTAAGGGTCAACGTGGTCTGATCGTCGCGCCACCAAAAGCGGGTAAAACCTTATTACTGCAAAACATTGCTCAGTCAATCACCTACAACAACCCAGAAGTCGTGTTGATGGTACTGCTGATCGATGAACGTCCTGAAGAAGTGACCGAGATGCAACGCCTAGTTCAAGGCGAAGTGATTGCATCGACCTTCGACGAACCAGCTAGCCGTCACGTACAAGTGGCTGAAATGGTCATTGAAAAAGCCAAGCGTTTAGTTGAGCACAAGAAAGACGTAGTGATTCTACTCGACTCTATCACTCGTTTGGCTCGCGCCTACAACACTGTTATCCCATCATCGGGCAAAGTGTTAACTGGTGGTGTGGATGCAAACGCCCTGCACCGTCCTAAGCGCTTCTTCGGTGCGGCTCGTAACATCGAAAACGGCGGCAGCTTAACGATTATTGCTACCGCTCTGGTTGATACTGGCTCGAAAATGGACGAAGTGATCTACGAAGAGTTCAAAGGTACAGGTAACCAAGAACTGCATCTGTCACGCAAGGCCGCTGAAAAACGCGTATTCCCTGCAATTGACTTCAACCGCAGTGGTACTCGTCGCGAAGAAAAACTGACCACGCCAGATGAACTGCAAAAGATGTGGATCCTGCGTAAGATCTTAAATCCAATGGATGAAGTCAGCGCAATGGAATTCCTGATCGATAAACTGGCTATGACTAAGACCAACGAAGAATTCTTCACCGCGATGAAACGCGCTAAGTCTTAATCCTAGGTTTAGGGTCAAATCTTTCAAAAAAGCCGCTTAATGCGGCTTTTTTATTGCGCCGAGTTTAGCTGGACAAGATTAAATCACAGAGCGATGAGCCCTCTTCACAGAGGAAATCGCGAAGGCAACCACTTATCAAGCCTCAGCGAACTCCCTCTGATTCCCACATTCAATTGTTATTTAAACTGTGTTTCAGATTTAAGGTATGTTGCTAGGGCACGACTTAAGGTTTGAGTCTGTTGCCTGAGCATTTCACGAAGCAACAGCACCACGGGCGTGACATGCTCACGCCCAGGGCACACTAAGTATAAATTGACCGATTCGCCCCGATATTCAGGCAGCAAGGGCACAAGGCGCCCAGCCATAATATCCTCCGCCAGATCTAAGCTCGACTTGAACACTAAACCCTTACCAGCCACTGCCCAGCGTCGCGCAATCTCAGCATCATTGGCGCTGCGATTACCCGTCACGCGGATTTTAAATTCCTGACCATCACGCTCAAATTGCCATTGATCATGGGTGCGGTCATCGAGTTTATAAAACAAACAATTGTGCTGTGCTAGCTGTTCTAAGGTCTCGGGGTTGCCAAACTTGGCGAGATATTCAGGTGAAGCACATAGCAATCGGTCGGCGCAGCAAATCGGAAAAGCGACCTGATTGGAGTCCTGAGGTTTACCGTAACGCACCGCGACATCAATTTTATCGTGGTAAAAGCTGCTGATGTTATCGCCCAAATGCAGCCGCACCTGTAGCTGCGGAAAATCTAACAGGAAGTCATCGAGCCAAGGGACAAATAAGTTACGCCCAAAATCGGATGAAACCGACAGGCTCAAGGTGCCAGAGATTTTACCTTTATCGCTGGCGATCGCCTGCTCCCCGAGGGCGAGATCACTCAAGGCACGGCGGCAATGGATAAGATAGCGCTCACCTTGAGCAGTTAATCTCAGGCTTCGGGTCGTACGTACAAATAGGCTAGTATCGAGTTGTTTTTCAAGCCGTTTAATCGCTGCGCTCGCCGATGCCGCCGAGAGTTCCATTTCGACCGCGGCAGCCGAAATACTGCCGCAATCGGCAACGCGAACAAATAGTGCGAGATCATTCAGCAGCATGATTTTCAAAAATCCTTTGAAAAAATTACAAAGTTTACCCCATTTATCTAGGCTTTAATATTCCACACAATAGTTGCCATTGACAAGTACAGACACCAGCCGCAAGCGAGGAATCAAGATGAAAGCCATAGGTTATCAAACCGCGGGAGCCGTCGATGCGCCCAATGCATTACAAAACATCACCTTACCTAAACCTACACCGCAAGGTTTTGACCTGTTAGTTGAGGTGAAAGCCATATCCGTTAATCCCGTCGATACCAAAATCCGCGCATCAAGCTCAGCTCCAGCAGGGGAATATAAAATCCTCGGTTGGGATGCCGTCGGAGTCGTTAAAGCCGTAGGGGATAAAGTCAGCCTGTTTAAGGTAGGTGATGAAGTCTGGTATGCCGGCGATATTAGCCGCAGCGGCAGTTATGCCGAGTATCAGTTAGTCGATGAGCGCATTGTGGGCCATAAACCGCAAACCTTAAGCAATGCCCAGGCTGCAGCCCTGCCACTAACCAGTATCACGGCTTGGGAATTACTGTTTGACCGTTTAGGCTTACCTCAGGATGGCTCTGCCACGAATGCGCGGATTTTGATTATCGGTGCCGCAGGCGGCGTAGGTTCTATCATCACTCAGCTTGCGGTCAAACTGACAGGCGCCGAGGTGATTGGCACAGCATCACGCCCCGCATCTGCCGCTTGGGTGAAAAAGTTAGGCGCGAATCAGGTTATCAATCACCAACAGCCACTCTCGCAGGAACTGGCGAAGTTGGATATTGCCGATGTCACCCATGTGATTAGCCTAACCCAAACCGATAAGCACTTTGACGAAATCGTAAAAGTCCTCAGACCCCAAGGTAAACTGGCACTCATTGACGATCCCGTCGGCCCACTGGACGTGATGAAGCTTAAACTTAAAAGCCTGTCACTACATTGGGAGCTCATGTTTACCCGCAGCCTCTTTCAAACCGAAGACATGATTGCCCAGCATCATTTGCTCAATCGTATCGCCGAGCTGATTGATGCAGGCACAGTTCAAAGTACCTTTGGCGAACACTATGGCGCCATTAATGCGCAAAACTTACTTAAAGCGCATGCGCAGATTGAGTCGGGTAAGGCCATAGGTAAAATCGTGCTCGAAGGATTTAGCCAATGAAAGTGACAGTCTTTGCGCAAATTCAAGCGCATCCAGGCCAAACTGACGCGCTGTTTAACTTGCTCAAACAGTTAGTGAGGGACACCCACACAGAGGCTGGTTGTTTTGAGTATACGCTGCATCGCTCTTTAGATAATGCAAATCATTTCTGGATGTATGAAGTGTGGCAATCTCAAGCAGCGCTGGAGGCACATATGGCAAGTCCACACTTTAGTGATTTCGTAACGGAATCAGAAGAACTCGTTAAGCAGGTTGATATTCATAAAACCTATGCCTGTTAACGACCAAAAGTAAAGCGCCTAATAAGGCGCTTTGCTTTTTGAATCAAACAGCTAACAGAAATTAAACTAAGGTCATCGCCATTTTGCGGCGCAGATAGGCTATCTGCTGCATATGAGGCAAATCCTTCGGACAGTTGTCTTGGCAGCCGAGCAAGGTCATACAACCAAACACGCCATCCTGATTACCAATCACATGGTAAAAATCTTCAGCCGTGCGCGCATCGCGGCTATCGAGTTCAAAACGGGCTATTTTCATCATCCCCACGGCCCCAACAAAGGTCTCACGCATTTGTTTAGTGGCACAGGCAGACACACAAACCCCACACTCGACGCACCGTTCTAATTCATAGAGCCGCGCCGCTTCCTCTGGCGCCATAGGCTCTTCGAGGCGATGAATACTGATATCATTCGCCTTTGGGTGTAACCACAGCTTCAAGCGCTCGGCGAGTTCGCGCATAAACTTACCCGTGTTAACCGATAAATCACCAATCAATTCAAAGCCAGGTAATGGCATTAGGGTGATTTCTCCTTGGGATATTTGGCGGTTAAGGTGCGGCAAGCTAAGGTTGGGAAACCATTGATCACCATGGCACAACTGCCGCAAATCCCCGCCCGACAGACAAAGTCAAACTGCAACGAGGTATCTTGCTCTTCTCTGAGCTTATTGAGAGCAATAAATACCGTCATGCCCGGCGTTTCGGTGAGCTGATAACGCACCATCTTCGGCTTATCGTTTGGCTCCTGCGGATCATAACGAAAAATATTAAAGGTTAACTGGCGACCTTGGCTCATTATGATTTTTCTCCTAGCACATTGGCTGATGGTCTTTGTAAGGTATCGCTTAAACGTTCATTTTTAGCTTGTAAGCTCGGCGGCAGCTCGAATGGCATCAGCGCCGCTTGGCGTTGATAACGATCGGCATCGTCACCCAGCCCAGCCAAAATATCGGCAATTTGTTGCTCGCGTTTGGCTGTATCGGGGTGTGCGATGGCATTATCGATACCATAACCCCGGTATCCCGGCGGCAGCTCCATCTTCATCACATCCAACGGCTCGTAGCTTAAAACGGGGGCCAACGCCTCGGCATCGGGCCAACTGGCGAGAGTACGGTTGAGCCAGTCTCTGTCATTACGCTGCGGATAATCCTCACGGGCGTGGGCACCACGGCTCTCGGTACGCGCTGCTGCGCCACAGGCAACGGTCAGTGCGACTTTGAGCATGCGCTTCACCCTTAGCGCTTCTACCAGCTCAGGATTGGCATGGCGTTTCTTGCACTTAATACCGAGTTTACGTGAGCGTTCAAGCAGCGCCTTTAGCTCAGTCACCGCTTTATCAAGCTCAGGGCCGTTACGGAAAATCCCCACGTAATCCATCATAATCCGCTGCATTTCGCGCTTCAGCTCAAAGGGACTTTCGTGGCCTTCGCCATCGACTAAGGTGTCGATTTCAGTCTGTACCTGTCGCATAAATTTTTCGGCAAGCTGAGTGTCGATTTCAAGGCTATTATTCTCACAAAAATCAGCCACATATTTGCCGATAATCATGCCGCCCACCACGGTTTCGGCGAGCGAGTTGCCGCCCAAGCGGTTAAAGCCATGCATATCCCAACAGGCCGCTTCACCGACGCTGAATAAGCCCTTAAGCTGCGGACTCTCGCCCGTCGCCTTAGTGCGGATCCCGCCCATCGAATAGTGCTGAGTTGGACGAACGGGGATCCAATCCTTCGCGGGATCGATACCGAGGAAGTTTTCGCAAATCTCCTGCACTTCACGCAGGTTGGTTTCGATATGCTTACGCCCAAGTAGGGTGATATCGAGCCATAAATGCGGGCCGTAGGGGCTATCAACGCCCTTACCTTTACGCATATGCTCGGTCATGCGGCGAGACACCACGTCCCGCGACGCCAGCTCTTTCTTCTCTGGCTCATAGTCCGGCATAAAACGGTAACCGTCTTTATCCCGCAGCAAGCCACCATCACCGCGGCAACCTTCTGTGGTTAAAATCCCCACGGGCACAATTGCCGTTGGGTGGAACTGTACCGCTTCCATGTTGCCAAGGGTCGCAACGCCCGTTTCGAGCGCCAGCGCCTGACCTATCCCCTCGCAGATAATTGCATTGGTTGAGACTTCATAAATCCGGCCATAACCACCGGTGGCGATGGTGGTCGATTTCGCGACGTAGGCACGCAACTCGCCCGTGATTAAACAGCGGGCAATCACCCCGTGACAGCGTTGACCGTCATGGATAATCGAGAGCGCTTCGACGCGTTCGTGGACAGGAATATCCATCGAAATCGCTTTGTTATCCATGGCATAGAGTAAGGAGTGACCCGTACCATCGGCGGTGTAGCAGGTGCGCCACTTTTTGGTACCACCAAAGTCGCGGGCATTGATCAGACCGTGGGCCTCTTCGGCTTCCTGCAAGGTGACTTTTTGTGCGTTAACAATGACGTCCCTCGGGCCTGCGGTTACACGTGTCCAAGGCACGCCCCAGTTGGCTAATTCACGCACCGCCTTAGGCGCACAATGGGCAAACATTCTGGCGACGTCTTGATCGCAGCCCCAGTCCGATCCTTTCACCGTATCTTGAAAATGCACGTCTTCATCATCACCCATGCCTTTAACTGCATTGCCAAGGCTTGCCTGCATTCCGCCCTGTGCCGCCGCAGAGTGAGAACGTTTAGCGGGGATAAGCGATAGCACTAAGGTATCTAACCCGCGCTCTTTAGAGGCAATGGCCACCCTCAGGCCAGCCAATCCGGCACCAACCACTAATGAATCGGTATAAATCAGTTTCACGCCTGCTCCTTAACGGGTACTGCTGTTATTGTTTTAGGACAACACTCTTTTGTTATATTCGCTAACTCGCGTGGGGTAAAAATGCCAATAAGGAGGCAATCCCTACAGTGACAAACGCGATACTCACAATGGTTTTAATCTTACGTAAACGGCTGCGACTATTGAGATCCCGCGCCGCCCCCACTTCAGTGCTACGCGGTAAATCCCGATGGCCGCATGTAACTCCACCGTCAGCAATAACGGTAGATACACCATCCACACGCCTTGATTCCAAATCCGCTCTGCACTGCCCTGCGGGCCTATGGTTTCTGGCGCCGAGCCGATAAGCCATAGATGCACCGGCAGCAATAACAGGATCACCACACCCGTAATGGCCTGCCAACGCCAGAGGCGAGTATCACTGTGATTAATCACTTGCATCTGTTGTTTGAGCGCTCTTTGCTGGCGCAAACTCATGGGTAACTTTTGCAGTGCCACGATCACATGCACCAATGCTAGGGCGGCAATCCCCACAGCAATACACGTCACCACCCAAGGATAGCCATGACCATCACTGGAGAGAAAACTCAGCTCCATAGTGCGAGCCACCCAGTTCATGGCATCGCCACCCAATAAAATGGACGACACCAGCACTAAGTGGGTCCACAAAAACACCGCCAGAATGACACCCGACAAACTCTGGCTTAAATCCAGCCACGCACTCCATTTTTTTATACTTA comes from the Shewanella seohaensis genome and includes:
- a CDS encoding fumarate reductase flavoprotein subunit, which produces MKLIYTDSLVVGAGLAGLRVAIASKERGLDTLVLSLIPAKRSHSAAAQGGMQASLGNAVKGMGDDEDVHFQDTVKGSDWGCDQDVARMFAHCAPKAVRELANWGVPWTRVTAGPRDVIVNAQKVTLQEAEEAHGLINARDFGGTKKWRTCYTADGTGHSLLYAMDNKAISMDIPVHERVEALSIIHDGQRCHGVIARCLITGELRAYVAKSTTIATGGYGRIYEVSTNAIICEGIGQALALETGVATLGNMEAVQFHPTAIVPVGILTTEGCRGDGGLLRDKDGYRFMPDYEPEKKELASRDVVSRRMTEHMRKGKGVDSPYGPHLWLDITLLGRKHIETNLREVQEICENFLGIDPAKDWIPVRPTQHYSMGGIRTKATGESPQLKGLFSVGEAACWDMHGFNRLGGNSLAETVVGGMIIGKYVADFCENNSLEIDTQLAEKFMRQVQTEIDTLVDGEGHESPFELKREMQRIMMDYVGIFRNGPELDKAVTELKALLERSRKLGIKCKKRHANPELVEALRVKRMLKVALTVACGAAARTESRGAHAREDYPQRNDRDWLNRTLASWPDAEALAPVLSYEPLDVMKMELPPGYRGYGIDNAIAHPDTAKREQQIADILAGLGDDADRYQRQAALMPFELPPSLQAKNERLSDTLQRPSANVLGEKS